The Streptococcus mitis genome has a segment encoding these proteins:
- a CDS encoding putative DNA-binding protein yields MEIEKTNRMNALFEFYAALLTDKQMNYIELYYADDYSLAEIAEEFGVSRQAVYDNIKRTEKILEDYEMKLHMYSDYIVRSQIFDQILERYPKDDFLQEQIEILTSIDNRE; encoded by the coding sequence ATGGAAATTGAAAAAACCAATCGTATGAATGCGCTCTTTGAATTTTATGCGGCGCTTTTGACAGACAAGCAAATGAACTACATAGAGCTCTACTATGCTGATGATTATAGTCTTGCTGAGATTGCCGAAGAGTTCGGTGTCAGTCGTCAAGCTGTCTATGATAATATCAAGCGGACAGAAAAGATTCTAGAAGATTATGAGATGAAATTGCACATGTACTCGGACTACATTGTCCGCAGTCAGATTTTTGATCAGATTTTGGAGCGCTATCCCAAGGATGACTTTCTGCAGGAGCAGATAGAAATTTTAACAAGCATTGATAATAGAGAATAA
- the tuf gene encoding elongation factor Tu has product MAKEKYDRSKPHVNIGTIGHVDHGKTTLTAAITTVLARRLPSAVNQPKDYASIDAAPEERERGITINTAHVEYETEKRHYAHIDAPGHADYVKNMITGAAQMDGAILVVASTDGPMPQTREHILLSRQVGVKHLIVFMNKVDLVDDEELLELVEMEIRDLLSEYDFPGDDLPVIQGSALKALEGDTKYEDIVMELMNTVDEYIPEPERDTDKPLLLPVEDVFSITGRGTVASGRIDRGIVKVNDEIEIVGIKEETQKAVVTGVEMFRKQLDEGLAGDNVGVLLRGVQRDEIERGQVIAKPGSINPHTKFKGEVYILTKEEGGRHTPFFNNYRPQFYFRTTDVTGSIELPAGTEMVMPGDNVTIDVELIHPIAVEQGTTFSIREGGRTVGSGMVTEIEA; this is encoded by the coding sequence ATGGCAAAAGAAAAATACGATCGTAGTAAACCACACGTTAACATTGGTACTATCGGACACGTTGACCACGGTAAAACTACCCTAACTGCAGCTATCACAACTGTTTTGGCACGTCGCTTGCCTTCAGCTGTTAACCAACCTAAAGACTATGCGTCTATCGATGCTGCTCCAGAAGAACGCGAACGCGGTATCACAATCAACACTGCGCACGTTGAGTACGAAACTGAAAAACGTCACTACGCTCACATCGACGCTCCAGGACACGCGGACTACGTTAAAAACATGATCACTGGTGCCGCTCAAATGGACGGTGCTATCCTTGTAGTAGCTTCAACTGACGGACCAATGCCACAAACTCGTGAGCACATCCTTCTTTCACGTCAGGTTGGTGTTAAACACCTTATCGTCTTCATGAACAAAGTTGACTTGGTTGACGACGAAGAATTGCTTGAATTGGTTGAAATGGAAATCCGTGACCTATTGTCAGAATACGACTTCCCAGGTGACGATCTTCCAGTTATCCAAGGTTCAGCTCTTAAAGCCCTTGAAGGTGACACTAAATACGAAGACATCGTTATGGAATTGATGAACACAGTTGATGAGTACATCCCAGAACCAGAACGTGACACTGACAAACCATTGCTTCTTCCAGTCGAAGACGTATTCTCAATCACTGGACGTGGTACAGTTGCTTCAGGACGTATCGACCGTGGTATCGTTAAAGTCAACGACGAAATCGAAATCGTTGGTATCAAAGAAGAAACTCAAAAAGCAGTTGTTACTGGTGTTGAAATGTTCCGTAAACAACTTGACGAAGGTCTTGCCGGAGATAACGTAGGTGTCCTTCTTCGTGGTGTTCAACGTGATGAAATCGAACGTGGACAAGTTATCGCTAAACCAGGTTCAATCAACCCACACACTAAATTCAAAGGTGAAGTCTACATCCTTACTAAAGAAGAAGGTGGACGTCACACTCCATTCTTCAACAACTACCGTCCACAATTCTACTTCCGTACTACTGACGTTACAGGTTCAATCGAACTTCCAGCAGGTACTGAAATGGTAATGCCTGGTGATAACGTGACAATCGACGTTGAGTTGATCCACCCAATCGCCGTAGAACAAGGTACTACATTCTCTATCCGTGAAGGTGGACGTACTGTTGGTTCAGGTATGGTTACAGAAATCGAAGCTTAA